Below is a window of Mycobacterium dioxanotrophicus DNA.
GCGAGCCTGCGACCAGGCCGACATCGTCCGGGCGGACCTGCTCACGCCGCGCACGCAGATAGTCGCCGAGCGCGTTGCCCTTCACCACATCAGTCGTCGATATGTGTCGGCGGGTCGGTGAACGTGAAATCAAAAGGATAGTCGTGGCCGGGGCCCATCAGATCGCAGCGCTTGACGGGCACCAGGTGCGAACTGAGGCCACTGGGCACATAGTTGTACACCGCCGTGCAACGCTGCCAGGTGCCGTCGGGCTGGACCGGTCCGTCGCACTTACTGATGACCGGCCCGCCATACAGGCACCCGGCGCTGGCCGGCGGTGCCGCGACAATCAGACCTCCTGCCGCCAACATCACGGCCAGTCCACCGACGGTGCAGAGCTTCATAGGGTTCTCCCATCACCCCCCAATGACGCTACCGCAGC
It encodes the following:
- a CDS encoding CDGP domain-containing protein; protein product: MKLCTVGGLAVMLAAGGLIVAAPPASAGCLYGGPVISKCDGPVQPDGTWQRCTAVYNYVPSGLSSHLVPVKRCDLMGPGHDYPFDFTFTDPPTHIDD